In the genome of Sphingomonas alpina, the window CAAGCAGCAGCATCAGCCCGCCGGATTCGGGCAGCAACAGCGACGGCCCCGCGACCCAGGGTTCGTAGAAGATATTGGCCGTGCCGGCCGCATCCGCCAGTGCCGCCCACGCCTCCGCAACGCCGGGTGCCGGATCGCCCGCAATCAGTTCGGTACGCACGGGCGCGATCCAGGTGTCACCGTCACTCTCCATCCGACCCGGGCGCGCCGGACATGGCGGAGATATGACGGCAAAGGTCTTACATCGGGTGAACGGCCGGGATGTTGGTGTTCACCGCTGTTTTACCCCTGATACTCCGGAAAAAAACGACGACCCCTGTTATGATGGATTTTCGGGGCGGAGTTCCGGTTTGATTGCAGTGAGTTGGCGGCCGTGACCCCTGTTGTGGATAACAGGGGTGGAACAGCGGATAACAGGGGTCGATTTTCGCCGGAACAGGGGTGGCGGGTGGTCGCGTGGTTGTGTCGCGGGATGTGGTGTTCGGGGCAGTATGTGCGGCCGGAGGAAGCGGGACATCTCCCTGTTCTCCCTGTTAATTTGCCGAGGTAATTTTTTGGCGGTTTTCTCCCTGTTATGTTGGAGATTTCGGGGAAATTTGTGGATGATTTTCAGAGACTTGATCATCGATCTCCCTGTTATCGATTATCAGGGAGATTTTCGGAGATAACAGGGAGTGAGTGCTCCCTGTTTCCGTTGAAACAGGGAGGTGAGTGGTTGATCTTCATCATGTCAAAGAGCGGGATTGGTACGAAACGGTCGGTCTAGAGGGTGCGATGGTAAGATTGAATCGGTAGGGCAGATCGATGTAAATTCGCGCTCTCCTCCCAGCGGCGATGATGGCACGCTCGATTGTGTAAATGCGCTCGGCGGTTTTGAGGCCCTTGAAGTGTGCGGCGATTTTCGATGCCATCGTGGTGGTGGCGCGCTTCTCCACGGGAGCTCCAGCTCCTTCTCTATGCTCACGATGCTTTTGAGCTGAGCATCGCGCGCGATCACGATGCGAACATACAGCGGTGACCGCACCCCAAGTGCTCTCCCCCAGCGCCGTGGCTGCTGGCCTGTGCGCAGGAAGCGCGATAGAACAGCGCAAGGAGAATAGCGAATGAGTTGCATAACGACGATTGACTGGGCCGCGACTGGAACAATGCTTCAGGGCGTTGGCACAGTTGTCGGTGCGCTCGCCGTGATTGGTGCTGCGATTATAGGCTCCCGAACATTCGACAATTGGAAGCGCCAGAAACTGGCAGAACGCCATATCGAGCAAGCCGAGCGTATTCTCACCGCAACCTACAAGGTGAGGCGCGGGCTGTCCTATGTGCGTAACCCGGCAATGTGGGGACACGAAACGGATGCCGCCGAGGAGCAACTGAAAGCGAACGGCGAATGGGAAAAAACCTTTCCGGAGAGCGAACGGAAAAGCCTTGCTACGAGGCAGGCATATTACAATCGTCTTAACTCTACACGCGACGACCAGCGGGCGCTTGAGGAATGCCAGCCCATGGCTCGTGCCTTCTTTGGTGAGGAATTGGAAAAGGCCATCGAGAAGCTCAATCACCAATTCTGGAGCGTCAAAGTCTATGTGGATGCTAACCACAAAGATAAGACAGGTGCCGACGCCGCGTTTCGGCGGAAGATCGAAAGCACCATATGGGAGGGCTGGCCTTCGCCTGCGGAGAACGAGGTCGATCAGTTCATTGCCGCACAGGTGAAACTGATCGAGAGCTTCTGCCTGCCGGTCCTTCGCATGGAGAACGTGAAAGCAGCGATCCCAACGGCTACTGTAGCGGCCCGTAGCAGGTCCGTAGCGGCTCGGTTACCAAGCGCCGGATCAAAACCCGTCCTACCGTAAGCCCTCCCCGTTCAATTCTTTGGCCCCTCTAACACTCTGAACCAATCTCGGATCGCAAGTTTGAGCCGGTCAACCTCGTCCTCAGCAAGCACGCCGCAGTGCGCGATTGTGCCTCGCAGCATGTTGAGTGCGGCCATCACGCGGGAGACAGCAGACTGGTTGCTGAGCATCCCTGCGAAGTCAGACCAGTTCGCGCGGATAATGTCTCCAAGCTGGCCGAAGGTTGTATAGTCGATGTCATCCTCCGACCGGACGGACACGGCAGCTTGAGCCTCGCGCTCGCGGTTTTTCCGCACCTCTTCAAGGACACCGGGCGGAACGCGAGTGTCCCACCATTTCGCACCGTGCGCTGCCTCCATCGTCTCAACAATGAGGCGACGAATGTCGTTCTCGAGGAGGTAGAATATTTCGTAGTAGCGGGACATGTGAGCGGCGTTCTTGCGGTTCGCTAGGTCGAACTGTTTGATGAAGGGTTCGAGCTGCTCGTCATCCGCTTGACTGAGTCCATTCGGTTGGCCAGTGTCATACTCTGCCAGCGTCGCCCGCAGCCCTGTTTCGATGACGGCGCATTTGAGCAAAAACAATTCGACCGTGTGGTCACTCATGATAGCAGGTTCGCCTTGAGGCTCCTGAATATCGCGTTGTAGACCTCCACGTTCGTGGTCTCCGGTAGAACCACGTTGATGTTATAAGCGAGTTGCAGGCGGCCATTGCCGCCCGCGTTTTGATCTGCAGGCGATGGTGCTCCGTCGTAGGGCTGGCCAGGTTCACCCTGCTCATCACTTCCGGCATCTTCGCGCGCTTGCTTGGCATAATCTTGAAATGCTTGGAACGTGGTTAGGATGTAACGGACAATCCCTTCCTTCTTCGGGAGGCCAGTGATCGCGACGATGACGTCGATAAGCGCGGCTTCCTCCGCCTTGTGCGCGTACTGATTCCGCCTGAACACCTCTGCAAATCCGTTGCGAAGCGCTTTTAGCGCGGCGGCTGGTCGGCCTGCCTCCGTTTGAAACTGCGCGTATAGTTCTGTAGGCGCGCCGGTCTGATTGAGAATTCCGGTTGCTTTTAAAATTGGAATTATAGGACGGGCAGCTCCGCCGGTGGCGCCCATTACGGTGCCGAGAAAGTCGGTATTGAAAATGCCGGGCTTTTCCGAGGTAGGAATCTTCTCTAATATTCGCTTGAGGACCCCGGGGCTGGATGTGTAAGGAAGGCCGCCGGGAATCTTGCGGCGGGCAGTCTTCTCCGAATTTGCGGGCGCAGCCGCTGCCTCTTGTTCAGATGCCAAGTCCAATCCCCCTTCGATAAGTGATTTTGTCTTACAATGTCACGAATCACAAGTCATGACTCAAACGCTACGCGTCGTGAATTTTGGAGTACCCCTTGCACCCTCACGCAAGTCGGGGAGAATAGATGAAAATGGAAGCAGCAGTATCGCTTATCGACCCTGAGCCGGAAATTGGACGTTTAATTGTTGCAAGTGGGCAGCATAGCTAGGCACCTGTCACCGACCTTCAGCTCATGCTAGTGCTACAACTACAGGGAGCTTCAGGGGGCACATGTGGAACAGGGTCAGTTTGAACTAACTCGCTCAGCGATCGATAAGGAAATAGACACGCTCCCCGATAGGCCGACGGGCATTAAGATGGGGTTCGGGCTGGCTGGGGCTTTCATGATTAGAAGTCTGTTGGAGACCGTGGTTGTCGATATGGTCCACTGGAGATGGGAAATGCGAGCCTATCGGGGCAGATATGTTTACCCTGACCCAATGATGGACGAGTTCGACTATGTCATCGGCAACGCCGACTGATGGATTGTCACAGCATCCCGCACCCTAATAATCCGGCAAGCATGGATGCCTCTTTGCTGCGGATAAGTTTAGCGAGGGCACGCCGCGACGCCTCGTCGCGGAGCGTCCCAGTACCAGCGCACTCCGAGAATGGCGTTTTATTGGCAAACTGGACGCAGGATCGCATTGCTAATCTATGGTCTGGCTAGCACCATTCTGGCTGGCGCAGATGCGCCTATTGGCCATAATCCACCTCTCCACGATAGAATACCCCTATAAAAGCCCACAAACCCCGAGCCCACCTTGCAACTCCGCCTCCTCGAATATTTCGTCGCACTCGCCCGGGAGGGGCATTTCGCGCGCGCCGCCGCCGCCTGCAATGTCACCCAACCCACCCTGTCCGCCGGGCTCGCCGCGC includes:
- a CDS encoding Swt1 family HEPN domain-containing protein, with protein sequence MSDHTVELFLLKCAVIETGLRATLAEYDTGQPNGLSQADDEQLEPFIKQFDLANRKNAAHMSRYYEIFYLLENDIRRLIVETMEAAHGAKWWDTRVPPGVLEEVRKNREREAQAAVSVRSEDDIDYTTFGQLGDIIRANWSDFAGMLSNQSAVSRVMAALNMLRGTIAHCGVLAEDEVDRLKLAIRDWFRVLEGPKN
- a CDS encoding DUF5343 domain-containing protein — translated: MASEQEAAAAPANSEKTARRKIPGGLPYTSSPGVLKRILEKIPTSEKPGIFNTDFLGTVMGATGGAARPIIPILKATGILNQTGAPTELYAQFQTEAGRPAAALKALRNGFAEVFRRNQYAHKAEEAALIDVIVAITGLPKKEGIVRYILTTFQAFQDYAKQAREDAGSDEQGEPGQPYDGAPSPADQNAGGNGRLQLAYNINVVLPETTNVEVYNAIFRSLKANLLS